From Papaver somniferum cultivar HN1 unplaced genomic scaffold, ASM357369v1 unplaced-scaffold_29, whole genome shotgun sequence, a single genomic window includes:
- the LOC113341425 gene encoding proline--tRNA ligase, cytoplasmic-like, which translates to MFDINFENYKGERQMVWQNSWAYSTRTIGVMVMVHGDDKELVLPPKVASVQVIVIPVPYKDADTQAICDACSETARELNRAGFRAETDLRDNYSPGWKYSHWELKGVPLRIEIGPKDMARNQIRDLLDNVQQSLFDAAKKKRDACITVAKTWEEFTAALNEKKMILAPWCDEEEVERDVKERTKGETGACKTLCTPFDQPELPEGTLCFAPLENPPKSGLTGAEATSPNGVL; encoded by the exons atgtttgatatcaactttgaGAATTACAAGGGAGAAAGGCAAATGGTGTGGCAAAATTCTTGGGCATACAGCACTCGAACGATTGGAGTGATGGTGATGGTTCATGGAGATGACAAGGAATTAGTATTGCCACCTAAAGTTGCATCTGTCCAAGTCATAGTTATTCCCGTGCCTTACAAAGATGCTGACACTCAAGCCATCTGTGATGCTTGTTCTGAAACTGCTAGAGAGTTGAATAGAGCCGGTTTCCGTGCTGAGACAGATCTAAGAGACAACTACTCACCTGGTTGGAAGTATTCACACTGGGAGTTGAAAGGAGTTCCCTTGAGGATTGAGATAGGTCCAAAGGATATGGCCAGAAACCAG ATTAGAGACCTACTGGACAATGTCCAACAAAGCCTATTTGATGCTGCAAAGAAAAAACGTGATGCTTGTATTACGGTAGCTAAGACATGGGAAGAGTTTACCGCGGCCTTAAATGAGAAGAAGATGATCTTAGCTCCTTGGTGTGATGAGGAGGAAGTCGAAAGAGATGTTAAAGAACGTACCAAGGGTGAGACGGGAGCATGCAAGACTCTTTGCACCCCTTTCGATCAGCCAGAGCTCCCAGAGGGGACGCTGTGCTTCGCGCCTCTGGAAAACCCGCCAAAAAGTGGACTTACTGGGGCAGAAGCTACTAGTCCAAATGGTGTTCTTTGA